In a single window of the Arthrobacter zhangbolii genome:
- a CDS encoding ABC transporter permease yields the protein MTTPTPTARAVRTSSPSWLERSNKPTLLMGAVTVLIAVIFSIASPAFLSLGNLANLATQIAPVLVIGVAMTFVITAGQIDLSVGAIAAFIAATSAELIATGMESSVVILLACLMGLAWGLVNGYLVSYQGIPAFIVTLATMSVIRGLALLSTEGFSIPIGEQTVMRQIGSGSFLGISWLAWIGIVVFIAGLILMHKMRFGQYVTGIGSNEESIRRAGVNTRRIKMLVMALSGLAAGIAGVMIAARLGSGSANSAVGLELTVIAAVVIGGTDLFGGRGTVVGTLIGAILTGLIANGLTLVGMSPFLTPIVTGLVLLAAIWINMRGKKLSDLVSRLSGK from the coding sequence ATGACTACCCCCACACCGACCGCACGCGCCGTCCGGACCAGTTCCCCTTCGTGGCTGGAACGCTCGAATAAACCCACGCTGCTGATGGGTGCGGTCACCGTGCTCATCGCGGTGATTTTCTCCATCGCCAGCCCGGCGTTCCTGTCGCTGGGCAACCTGGCCAACCTGGCCACCCAGATTGCTCCGGTCCTGGTGATCGGCGTGGCCATGACGTTCGTCATCACGGCCGGACAGATCGATCTCTCCGTCGGCGCCATTGCCGCGTTCATTGCAGCCACCAGTGCCGAACTGATCGCCACGGGCATGGAATCATCGGTGGTCATCCTGCTGGCCTGCCTCATGGGGCTCGCCTGGGGGCTGGTCAACGGCTACCTGGTCAGTTACCAGGGCATCCCGGCCTTCATCGTCACCCTAGCGACCATGTCCGTGATCCGTGGCCTGGCGCTGCTCTCTACCGAAGGGTTCTCCATTCCCATCGGCGAGCAGACCGTGATGCGGCAGATCGGCTCCGGTTCCTTCCTCGGGATTTCCTGGCTGGCCTGGATCGGCATTGTTGTTTTCATCGCCGGACTGATCCTTATGCACAAGATGCGTTTCGGCCAGTACGTCACCGGCATCGGTTCCAACGAGGAATCGATCCGCCGGGCCGGCGTCAATACCCGCCGCATCAAGATGCTGGTCATGGCCCTCTCCGGCCTGGCCGCCGGCATCGCCGGCGTGATGATCGCAGCCCGCCTGGGGTCAGGTTCGGCGAACTCCGCCGTCGGGCTCGAACTGACGGTGATCGCCGCCGTCGTCATCGGCGGTACCGACCTGTTCGGCGGACGCGGCACGGTTGTGGGAACCCTGATCGGGGCAATCCTCACCGGGTTGATCGCCAACGGCCTGACCCTGGTGGGCATGAGTCCGTTCCTCACCCCTATTGTTACCGGCCTCGTCCTCCTCGCCGCGATCTGGATCAATATGCGCGGCAAGAAACTCTCCGATCTCGTCAGCAGGTTGAGCGGAAAATGA
- a CDS encoding carbohydrate kinase family protein encodes MIAFCGYANRDVIVQMDVLPSPGERLQARSIRLYDGGMAANAAVAAARFGADAVFAGAVGADPESAAFLAALEREGVSTAWSRTDAFLTHAVVLLDRHGERAVVSEDDALTGDDLEAVLGRLHPGSGHWLYVDGYRWEQPLPARTEARIVVDIDGCHTAAQVRNAAAAAGHLLGSRRTFEDTCGLSLEELQEMSRREETTIVLTRGAGGLDLLEPGRPVRHIPAVRVEAVDDTGAGDCFAGVYVAELALGQTAAAAATTAAAAAALACTRRGARASPGRAELRDFLATLQTVPATHGTH; translated from the coding sequence ATGATTGCCTTTTGTGGTTACGCGAACCGGGACGTCATTGTGCAGATGGACGTGCTGCCGTCACCGGGCGAACGCCTCCAGGCCCGGTCTATCCGGCTGTACGACGGCGGCATGGCAGCGAATGCGGCCGTGGCCGCAGCCCGGTTCGGTGCCGACGCGGTATTCGCCGGAGCGGTGGGAGCGGATCCCGAATCCGCTGCGTTCCTCGCCGCCTTGGAACGTGAAGGTGTCTCCACCGCCTGGTCCCGCACCGATGCCTTCCTGACCCACGCCGTCGTCCTGCTGGACCGGCATGGCGAGCGGGCCGTCGTCAGCGAGGATGACGCCCTGACCGGTGATGACCTCGAGGCCGTCCTGGGCAGGCTCCACCCCGGTAGCGGGCACTGGCTGTACGTGGACGGTTACCGCTGGGAACAGCCGCTCCCGGCACGCACCGAGGCCCGCATCGTCGTGGACATCGACGGATGTCACACTGCAGCCCAGGTCCGCAATGCCGCCGCTGCCGCCGGGCACCTGCTGGGCAGCCGCCGCACCTTCGAGGACACCTGCGGACTCTCACTGGAAGAGCTGCAGGAAATGTCCCGCCGCGAAGAAACCACCATTGTGCTCACCCGCGGCGCCGGCGGCCTGGATTTGCTCGAGCCAGGCCGGCCGGTCCGCCATATCCCGGCCGTCCGGGTCGAGGCCGTCGACGACACCGGCGCAGGAGACTGCTTCGCGGGAGTCTATGTCGCTGAACTTGCCCTCGGACAAACCGCGGCTGCGGCTGCCACAACAGCAGCCGCCGCAGCAGCGCTGGCCTGTACCCGCCGCGGCGCCCGGGCATCACCGGGCCGAGCTGAACTTCGCGACTTTCTTGCCACCCTCCAGACCGTTCCTGCCACCCACGGCACCCACTGA
- a CDS encoding phosphotriesterase family protein, which produces MTTVQTVGGPVEHTELGLVLPHEHLANDLARAFTPAEDPQIRTLLAGPVTAELAPVLREHPYNSKDNCGLHDPAAVVEDLSAFRAAGGTTVIDLTPPGLGRDPEALLRYSEASGVRVVMGSGWYLQKFQAGEELAASEEELTAQILADFERPGVRPGVIGEIGVSPSFTAAEEKSLRAAARAQLQLGVPLFVHLPGWLRVGHRVLDIVLDECGVRPEAVVLCHMDPSSEDPGYQLELAKRGTYLCFDMLGMPYSYPGEGISPTPDQAAEAVARLIEAGYRDRILLSHDVFLKGMLSRYGGNGFGFVPSVFPRFLAERGVSGETARELMTRNPAQLFVDSHHA; this is translated from the coding sequence ATGACCACTGTCCAGACGGTTGGCGGCCCGGTTGAGCACACCGAACTGGGGCTTGTCCTGCCGCACGAGCACCTGGCAAACGATCTGGCGCGTGCCTTCACTCCCGCCGAGGACCCGCAGATCCGGACCCTGCTGGCCGGCCCGGTGACCGCAGAACTGGCACCTGTCCTGCGCGAACATCCGTATAACAGCAAAGACAACTGCGGCCTGCATGACCCCGCAGCAGTGGTTGAGGATCTGAGCGCTTTTCGGGCAGCGGGCGGGACTACGGTCATTGACCTCACTCCGCCCGGCCTGGGCCGGGACCCCGAAGCCCTGCTGAGGTATTCCGAGGCCTCCGGGGTCCGGGTAGTGATGGGTTCGGGATGGTACCTGCAGAAATTCCAGGCTGGTGAGGAACTGGCGGCCTCCGAGGAGGAGCTCACCGCACAGATTCTCGCCGACTTCGAGCGGCCGGGCGTGCGTCCCGGTGTGATCGGGGAAATCGGCGTCTCGCCGTCGTTCACCGCCGCGGAGGAAAAATCGCTGCGTGCCGCCGCCCGTGCCCAGCTGCAGTTAGGGGTGCCGCTGTTTGTCCATCTCCCCGGCTGGTTGCGGGTTGGCCACCGGGTGCTGGACATCGTGCTGGATGAATGCGGGGTGCGGCCCGAGGCAGTGGTGCTGTGCCACATGGACCCCTCATCGGAGGACCCCGGCTACCAGCTGGAGCTGGCCAAACGCGGCACCTACCTCTGTTTCGACATGCTCGGCATGCCGTACAGCTACCCGGGCGAAGGCATCTCGCCAACCCCGGACCAGGCTGCGGAGGCGGTGGCCCGGCTGATCGAGGCAGGTTACCGGGACCGGATCCTGCTCAGCCACGACGTATTCCTCAAGGGGATGCTCAGCCGCTACGGCGGCAACGGCTTCGGCTTTGTTCCCTCCGTTTTCCCCCGCTTCCTGGCGGAGCGCGGGGTATCCGGGGAAACCGCCAGGGAACTGATG
- a CDS encoding substrate-binding domain-containing protein — translation MRKRFTAALSIAALALTLSACDGSSEAADTPDSTGAAVAAEIPQPERIPETCEAPDGGNLRIGLVTPNLQALFFNQINTGAQTIADEADVDLQIISANDDPIQQANAVENLVAKNVQAVIVAAIDTEGIKPALKAAAAAGVKVVAVDGIVEDPAVSTQVGTSNEESGAQMGEFLLEAADGDAGPVGIVGALNSTIQLERQKGFEDAIKSGGMEVGTVVDGKNVQETAQSSAENLLTGNPNLEYVYATGEPALIGLVSGVKNQNAQDRVSIVGWDLSDAAVDGLQEGYVKGVVQQNTFQFGYDAMTAAVDLSCGREVESTIPVPTQIVTPSNVDDYLYYLKK, via the coding sequence ATGCGAAAGCGATTTACTGCCGCCCTGTCCATCGCCGCTCTGGCCCTGACCCTCTCGGCCTGCGACGGCTCGTCTGAGGCCGCTGACACCCCCGATTCCACCGGTGCCGCCGTTGCTGCCGAAATCCCCCAGCCGGAACGGATCCCCGAAACATGCGAGGCCCCCGACGGCGGCAACCTGAGGATCGGTCTGGTCACCCCGAATCTCCAGGCCCTGTTCTTCAACCAAATCAACACCGGCGCCCAGACCATCGCAGATGAGGCGGACGTGGACCTGCAGATCATCAGCGCCAACGATGACCCCATCCAGCAGGCCAACGCCGTGGAAAACCTGGTTGCCAAGAACGTGCAGGCAGTGATCGTGGCCGCCATCGATACCGAAGGCATCAAGCCCGCACTGAAGGCCGCCGCAGCGGCCGGGGTGAAGGTTGTTGCCGTTGACGGCATCGTCGAGGACCCGGCGGTCTCCACCCAGGTGGGCACGTCCAATGAGGAAAGCGGAGCCCAGATGGGTGAGTTCCTGCTGGAAGCAGCTGACGGCGATGCCGGGCCCGTCGGCATCGTCGGCGCCCTGAACTCCACCATCCAGCTTGAACGCCAGAAGGGATTCGAAGACGCGATCAAGTCCGGCGGCATGGAGGTGGGCACCGTAGTAGACGGCAAGAACGTGCAGGAAACCGCCCAGAGCTCCGCGGAAAACCTCCTGACCGGAAACCCCAACCTCGAATACGTCTATGCCACCGGTGAGCCGGCACTGATCGGCCTCGTCTCCGGCGTCAAGAACCAGAACGCCCAGGATCGGGTCAGCATTGTCGGCTGGGACCTGTCCGACGCCGCGGTTGACGGCCTGCAGGAGGGCTACGTCAAGGGCGTGGTCCAGCAGAACACCTTCCAGTTCGGCTATGACGCCATGACCGCCGCCGTGGACCTGAGCTGCGGCCGCGAGGTGGAAAGCACCATTCCCGTGCCCACCCAGATCGTCACCCCGTCGAACGTCGACGATTACCTCTACTACTTGAAGAAGTGA
- a CDS encoding ATP-binding cassette domain-containing protein: MTSPELLVELRGIKKSFGPVKSLQGVDLKLHRGEVLGLVGDNGAGKSTLMKVLAGAEQHDEGEILIRGKSVKFNSPGDAQKENIGIVYQDLALCNTLDVASNLFLGREPVKGRFLDRRTMHEQAAKVLDDLHVRVKSTHQEIGTLSGGQRQTVAIARAVSFKPDVLILDEPTAALAVAEVESVLRLIRQVAAEGVGVILITHRLQDIFRVCDRVTAMYEGQSVDDRPISSLNIESLVAMITRSDEEYPEAS; encoded by the coding sequence ATGACCTCTCCCGAACTCCTCGTTGAACTCCGAGGCATCAAGAAGTCCTTCGGTCCAGTGAAATCGCTGCAGGGCGTGGACCTCAAACTGCACCGGGGCGAAGTCCTTGGCCTGGTGGGGGACAACGGCGCCGGCAAATCCACGCTGATGAAGGTGCTCGCCGGCGCCGAACAGCACGATGAAGGCGAAATCCTGATCCGCGGAAAGTCCGTGAAATTCAACAGCCCCGGTGACGCGCAGAAGGAAAACATCGGCATCGTCTACCAGGACCTGGCCCTCTGCAACACCCTCGATGTGGCGAGCAACCTGTTCCTTGGCCGTGAGCCGGTCAAGGGCAGGTTCCTGGACCGGCGGACCATGCACGAACAGGCTGCCAAGGTTTTGGATGACCTGCATGTCCGGGTCAAGTCCACCCACCAGGAAATCGGTACCCTTTCCGGCGGCCAGCGCCAGACTGTCGCCATCGCCCGGGCGGTTTCCTTCAAGCCCGACGTGCTGATTCTGGACGAGCCGACGGCGGCCCTCGCCGTGGCCGAGGTGGAGTCGGTCCTCCGCCTCATCCGCCAGGTTGCTGCGGAGGGGGTGGGCGTCATCCTGATTACCCACCGGCTGCAGGACATCTTCCGGGTCTGCGACCGGGTCACCGCCATGTACGAGGGCCAGAGCGTGGATGACCGGCCCATCAGCTCCCTGAACATTGAATCCCTCGTCGCCATGATCACCCGGTCGGACGAAGAGTACCCGGAGGCATCCTGA
- a CDS encoding BtpA/SgcQ family protein, translated as MSTPALGVFPPKPSAIAELFAADKVLVGAIHLPPLPGSPHYRGQPVEEIAAYGLQEARTYLENGFSTAIVENHWDIPFQKPGEHGYETAAAMAVITRRVVEEFGPRIGVSILSNAGECSVAAAHAAGAGWIRVNQWANAYVANEGFIEGQAAATTRYRSRIQAQGVRVFADVHVKHGAHAIVADRTLAEQTEDAEFFDADVLIATGSRTGDAASVEEVRGIRDCTVLPVIIGSGITAENAAELLGECNGAIVASSVKDNGRWWGRAEGSKVRAVAKAAGM; from the coding sequence ATGTCGACACCAGCACTGGGCGTGTTCCCACCCAAACCGTCCGCCATCGCCGAGCTCTTCGCCGCGGACAAGGTTCTCGTCGGCGCCATTCATCTGCCGCCGCTGCCCGGCAGCCCGCATTACCGCGGGCAGCCGGTCGAGGAGATCGCGGCTTACGGGCTGCAGGAGGCACGCACTTATCTGGAGAACGGTTTCAGCACCGCGATTGTGGAAAACCACTGGGACATTCCGTTCCAGAAACCCGGCGAGCACGGTTACGAAACTGCGGCAGCCATGGCTGTCATCACGCGCCGCGTGGTGGAGGAATTCGGTCCGCGAATCGGGGTCAGCATCCTCTCCAACGCCGGTGAGTGCTCCGTCGCTGCCGCGCATGCCGCCGGCGCAGGATGGATCCGGGTGAACCAGTGGGCCAACGCCTACGTCGCCAACGAGGGGTTCATCGAAGGCCAGGCCGCGGCCACCACGCGCTACCGCTCACGGATCCAGGCGCAGGGCGTGCGGGTGTTCGCCGACGTCCACGTGAAGCACGGTGCCCATGCCATCGTGGCCGACCGCACACTCGCCGAGCAGACCGAGGACGCGGAGTTCTTTGATGCTGACGTCCTGATTGCCACCGGTTCCCGGACCGGGGATGCAGCCAGCGTTGAGGAGGTGCGCGGTATCCGGGACTGCACTGTCCTGCCCGTCATCATCGGATCCGGCATCACTGCTGAGAACGCCGCTGAGCTGCTGGGTGAATGCAACGGAGCCATTGTGGCGTCATCGGTAAAGGACAACGGCCGCTGGTGGGGACGGGCCGAAGGCAGCAAAGTCCGCGCGGTGGCAAAAGCCGCCGGGATGTAG